The genome window TGAATGTGGCCCTCTACATGTGGCGCGATGAGCCGAAGGACGACCGGCCCATCCCCGTCTCCGGCCCCATGAAGTTGACGGTCCTCTTCTCCATGGTCGTTACCATCATCCTGGGCATCTACCCAGGTCCGCTGGCAGAGGTGGCGACGGTGGCTGCGAAATCACTTTTCTAAGGTATTGAATCGCTTAAGATGGTAATGAAAAAGGGGATGCAGGTTCTATATAAGACTTTGCATCCCCTTTTACTTATTTAGTTATAATTTGTAAGTAAGCTTTGCTAAAAAAATAAGTAAAATGGATAGGAGGATTTTTCAAGTTTTTGAAGAAATATGAGTAGACAAAGATGTATCAAAAAATGCGTTAGGTCAATTTAAACCCTGTGAATATGTTAATAATATCAATTGACCCGTTGTTAAGCTTCAATAGCACCCTGAAGCTTTAGGAAACAAATTAAATTAAAAAGGAGGTGATAAATGTGAAGAAGGCTGGCCTGATCGGTGTCGTCGCTGCTTTGCTGACGTTGTTGGCTAACCTCGGCGTAGCTTCCGCTTGCGGTTTAACCGGATATCAACCGGAAGTGCCGACTGCGTTGAAAAAATAAACAACTAGGATCAAGGATGTTTTTTCAGGGTGCTTTATTTTTTTATTAAACCCTTGTTGCGCTAGCTGATAAAGATGGAAGGGGGATGTAAGGTTATATCATCACTTACATCTTTTTTTATGTAATTATAACTATTTAACATGCG of Heliomicrobium undosum contains these proteins:
- a CDS encoding AgrD family cyclic lactone autoinducer peptide, translated to MKKAGLIGVVAALLTLLANLGVASACGLTGYQPEVPTALKK